The Myxococcales bacterium DNA segment TGAGCTGAGTTCGTCCTTGAGCCGGTTCAGCTCCTGAAGCACCGCGTCGTTGGCGTGGTTTCCCTTGCTTCCCCCCGCCGACTTGATGGTCTCGTTCTGCAAGGTCTCGGCCTCGAGCGACAGCTTTCCCAAACCTTCGGACGCGATGGAGATACTCTCGCTGATACGCTGGGCTGATTTTGCTGCTTCAAGCGTCGAGGCGGAGATCTCGGTACTCGACTCGAGTTGGCTATCGACAGCGCTCGCGATCGTCTTGGAGATGCCGTTGATCTCGTCGATGATCGCTACAATTTCGTGAATCGCCGCAATCGCGTCCCCGGTGGTGTCGCGTATGTTGCCGACGTTGACAGAGATATCCTCGGTTGCCCGTGCTGTCTGCCGTGCAAGCTCCTTGACTTCACTTGCGACAACCGCGAACCCCCGGCCCGCGTCGCCTGCGGCGGCCGCTTCAATCGAAGCATTGAGTGCAAGTAGATTGGTCTGCTCGGCGATTTCGTTGATCGCCTCGACGACGGTACCGATCTCTCGTGCCGATTGTCCAAGGCTCGCGATCGTGGTGTCGGTGCGTCCGGCAATCTCACTCGCGCGGTTGGAGACCGATGCGGCGTGCTGGGAGTGTCCAGCCACTTCGGAAACCGAGGATTTCAATTCTTGAATCGAGGCGGCGACAAGCCCAATCGTTTCGACCATCGCGTCGGTATGGCTCGCGACTTCACCCAGGCAACCCGTTACTTCGCCGGCGGATGCCGTGATCTCTCGAACGCTCGCATTCCGCTCGCGCTCCGGGTTCTCACACGCAGCGAGGTGCTCGACCGCCAGGTTGCACGCCGCTTCGCTCTTCGAAAGGCCCTTCAACAAGCTCTGTCCCGATTCCGCCGCTCGTTCGAGGTGGGCGGACAGACTGGCCGTGGCATCGCTGCACGCGTGCTCGGCAGCAAGTGTGCGGGCCACCCCCGCGGAGGAAACCGCCGCGGGGGTACCCGATTCTGAAGTGGGATCGCTCGTGTTTTCGGCGCTTCGACTCTTTCGGGATGTCGCCGAATTCAATTTTGCGAGCCCGTGTCCGCTACGGGCGACTGAACCCGTCACCATCATCACGATCGCTGCCGCGACGCTGCTGCCAACGAGAAGCCAGTCTCGACTGAGTTTGGCGTTCGCCTGCAGGGCCATGGTCAATCGCGTGGCTTCTTCTCCGCGGCGTTTGGTGGCATCGCGCAGGCGCTCATGAGTGTCTGCAATGGCGCTTCGCGCGGTGGCAGAGGCGACGGTCGCGGTACTGCGATCGTGGTCAGAAAACGCCCGGGCGGCGAGCTGGAGATGCTCCTTTGTCTTGAGTGCGTTCTGGCGAATGAACTTCGCGTTCTCCGGGTCGTATAGGGCCATCGCGTCGAGTTCTCGAGTGAGATCAGTCCACGAAGATTCGGCCAGTGAATTCGATCCCGTATTGGCAAGTGACTCGAGTACCGGGCTGGCGAGGTCCTCACTGATTCGCTCGGCACTTGCAGCGAGGTCGGCGCTCCAGAAGCGCGTGACATCGAAATAATGGGTGACCCGATCCAGGGCTTCGATGCGCTCGAGTACCCGATGTTGGTCCAGCAACAGTGCATCGCTTGTGCTTGCGGTGATGAACGAGAAGGTGGCGGGAACACTCATGATGGAGACAGCGAGAAAGCTCAAGCCAACGAGTCGCGACTGTGATGAAACGGGTGCCATGTCGCTGTAGTTCATCGCGCCAACGCGAGGTGCACTTGAGCTTGAGAACGGCCCGTCGTTGCTGTGTTATTCGCAGCCGCGCCCCGCGCGTGTTCTCGTTCGACAAGCGCGTATCGAAACGGACTGGTCAGCAGCTCAACGAATGAGAAATTCTGACGGAGTGGTTTCGCCCTCTTCCGCCAGATCTTCGATCTCGAAACCTTCGACCTCGTCAACCCTTGCCAGCGTTGGTCCTTGTTCGACGAAGGAGCAAGCCTGCTTCACGGCCGCGATGGGGCCGACAAATTGTGCTTCAACCCGGCCGTCCGGAAGATTGCGAACAAATCCTGCAAGCCCGAGTTGGACCGCGCATTTTCGTGTGGATTCTCGAAACCAAACGTCCTGCACTCGGCCCCGAACAAAGCCGTGAGCGATGACGTGACGTTCAGTTGACGTTTCTTCCATGATACCGATCCCCCGTTTCGCAGACTCCTAGTTGCTGCGCGTCTTCTCGATCATGTTCAACGACCACTTCAGGACGTCGTCGATGCCCGCCTGGGGGAGGCTCATGCCACCGTCGATGATCAGATTTTGGCCCGTCATGAAGCGCGATGCGTCAGAACAGAGAAAGTGAACTACGTCCGCGATCTCCTCGACTTCTCCAGTGCGCTGCAATGGAATCGCTTGTTCAACCGGCTCGAGAACCTCGGGGTTCTGATACAAGGGTTCGGTCATCGGGGATCGCACCACCCCGGGCGATACGGCGTTGACGCGGATCGCAGGTCCATATTCTTGTGCCGCACCCTGGGTGAGGGCAATCACGCCAGCCTTCGCCGCCGAGTAGGGAAGCTCGCCTCGGGTCGGACTCGAAGCGCTGACCGAGGCATTGTTGACCACCACCCCGCCGCTGGCCTCCAACATGATCGGGATCGCACTTCGCATGGCGTAGAAGGTTCCGTCGAGATTGACGGCGAGGATGTTGTCCCACTCTTTGTCCGAGTAGGTATGGAGCGGCTTCAGTATCCCCATCCCGGCATTGTTCACCAGAATCGAGAGTCCACCGAGTCGGTCATGAGCCTGGGTGATGGCTGCATCGACCGATGCCGAATCTCGGATGTCGACTTCGATTGCGATACCGCCGAGGGAAGCGGCCGATTTTTGAACGTCGCTCTCGGCGCGGTCGAGCAGTGCCACTTTTGCGCCGGCGCGGTGGAGTCTGCGCGCGATCGCGAGGCCAATGCCTCGGGCTGCACCGGTTACGATGGCAAAGTCTTCATCGAGGTCTCGGTCTGTCAC contains these protein-coding regions:
- a CDS encoding acylphosphatase, producing MEETSTERHVIAHGFVRGRVQDVWFRESTRKCAVQLGLAGFVRNLPDGRVEAQFVGPIAAVKQACSFVEQGPTLARVDEVEGFEIEDLAEEGETTPSEFLIR
- a CDS encoding SDR family oxidoreductase; this encodes MTDRDLDEDFAIVTGAARGIGLAIARRLHRAGAKVALLDRAESDVQKSAASLGGIAIEVDIRDSASVDAAITQAHDRLGGLSILVNNAGMGILKPLHTYSDKEWDNILAVNLDGTFYAMRSAIPIMLEASGGVVVNNASVSASSPTRGELPYSAAKAGVIALTQGAAQEYGPAIRVNAVSPGVVRSPMTEPLYQNPEVLEPVEQAIPLQRTGEVEEIADVVHFLCSDASRFMTGQNLIIDGGMSLPQAGIDDVLKWSLNMIEKTRSN